In the genome of Myxocyprinus asiaticus isolate MX2 ecotype Aquarium Trade chromosome 45, UBuf_Myxa_2, whole genome shotgun sequence, the window cacttacaatggaagtgaatggggccaattttttgagtgtttagaaatgcagaaatgtaaagctcacaattttgtaaaagcacttaaattaatttttctgttaagatttgtatattatttgagctgtaaggcTTTTAAAATCGCAAtttactgggattacagggtttaccgcattatgtcgtcatggcaatgaagttgtaaaattggctgtaactttacacagaaaagtgtaaaagccccattcacttatattgtaagtgcctcgcatAACTGcagtttttgcttcttttttatttgaaagaaaagtaatgaaaagaaagaaagaaaagaaatcaacattataccgcaaatgctgtcgatctagattaacttgtattgaaccccaaataaattactttaaaaattaaacaaatttaacAAACCAACTTTTACATGGCtgcaaattaatatatatatctgTTGAATATTTGACTTCAAGAATAAATATTTCATTAGACTGAAGCAGGCACATAATTTGGTGACATGGGCATCTCCAACAGACCACacttaaacatttaataaaataatacaacataaatacagagaacatttttttaaattttatgtgCAGTTTACTGTTTAATGTTGGAAAGATACCTGGCAGTGCtcttaaaattcattttttttctctctctctctctttctctctctttaatttataaaataatttaagtaatagcaatatattacaaaatatgtacatttgcaTTTTTAGGAAGACCATATAAATGGACAGGAATCATTCTGCCTGTGATAATGACCCTGAAAATAACCTGGAATCACGTACAGCAAATGAATGTTCAAAATTATGAAAGAATACAGACTATTACATTGTAACACTTCATAATagctttcattaataacatttaaaaaccttattcttaaagttaaaaacgttatTCTCACTAAACCTGTTAAGAAAaagtcctggtcctattttatttcaaaatcaaacaccaagaaacaaaatgaaattacatttagcctattttttatgGCCATTGAGATTTTTTACAGTGCGACATTATTTTCTGACAGCTTCACACATTTTACCCCATTGCCcagttctcattactgcaatgcaaaaaaagataGTCATTATAGctaatattctcattaccgcaacatgaaaaaattatatatttaaactgtaaagtattCATAGGCCTACATCATCAGTAGTGCTTTCCAGTTTCACagattttaatcaagaaaatcttTGAACATAAgcatatatattattgtaataataataataaaaataaattaatttaaaaaaaacaaaacaaaaaaaacatgaccatgttatggtaatgagaattatcttggaaaacaatgggaatggtaaaaataaaaatgtccagaTGTGTTATGTGTTAATGAGAAttagggggtaaaatgtgctttagtgtcctgaaaataatgtcacaatgcaaaaaatcttaaagagatagttcacccaaaaatgaaaattctctcatcatttactcactctcataccatcccagatgtgcatgactttctttcttctgctgaacacaaacaaagatttttagaaaaatatttcagctctgtatgtccataaaatgcaagtgaatgggtaccaacattttgaagctccaaaagcacataaatgcgtgataaaagtaatccatacaactccagtggttaaatccatgtctttagaagcgttATGATATGTgtgagtaagaaacagataaatatttaagtctattataaatatataaatttttttttttactataaatctccactttcacttttacattcttcttcttttgtttttggcgatttacattctttgtggacttaaatattgatctgtttttcacccacacctatcatatcacttctgaagtcatgcatTTATCCAcgggagtaatatggattacttttacgctgtctttatgtgctttttggacctacagtgttctggtcactattcacatgtatggctgaaatactcttctaaaaatctttgtttgtgttctgtttagTGGTGCTAAATGAAggttttattttcttaatgtaaaatatcatttatttatttttatttgattaggggttaaatatgaccagaacattttcttgacaggtttcatgagaatcacatTAATGTACATTCAAATGGTTAGAAATGTTTTGAAACTTTAATTTAAAGCTTTATACTGTATTCGTATTTCAATGTACATTAACTACTGATctgttattatatattatatgataacatcaattataattataattatattatagtattataTTATTAATGCTTATTCATGACTAATTAATATTGTAAAAATGTCACctattacatttaaaacattcacACTAGctcatggaaataaataaaaagtcggAAATGTGAGATGCATATTTGAGCTTCACTTTTCTAAGATGTGGTCGGGGCAGCGTGCTTTCGTCTCTTCAGTGGAAATACTGTCAACAATCGAGGAGAGGCGACGAAGGCTGCAGGACGCCGAAGTCTCTACTGCGACTCCTGGAACAGAGATTTACGCAAAGAGAATTGCGCGCAGGGTCAACGTATTAAACGTCAATGGCTAGACGCACAGACTTTTATTAAATGCTCATTTGACACGTTTAAAACTTCTCGAAATTGAAAGTATCTCTGTTTTGTACTAACCTTCTCTGTTACTGGCCATCTGGGAGCTGGAATGATCTAGATTCCCCTGCCAGCTTTGGCAGGTCTTTTTCCAGTGATTCTCACTCGCAGCCACCTGAACAGTCAAACGTGAtggaaaacattacattttacccTCGTAGTTCAATATTAGAGCATTTTTAGGACATAACacattcaaaaaaaataaatcattagtgATTAGTTTTGGCAAACATAGTTATGGAACCACGTGTATCCAGCTGTCAGAGCACATGGATGTCTTGTGTGGGCTTGCTTGTGTTCTTACGTGGTTGTCTTTAGTGTTATAAGTGTAAGGGTCACTGTCAGAGTTCTGATCTTGCTCGTCCAGCGTATGCAACAAGTCCTGTAGTTTCTCGATGTAGTTTATCGCGCTGCGTAAAATCTCCACTTTGGGTAGCCTTTGGTTTGGATTGGGCACTGTCTTTTTCTTTAACGCGTCAAATGCCTCGTTGATCTTTTTGAGCCGCCTTCTCTCTCTCAGAGTGGCAGCTTTTCGCCTGTCAGTCGGTGCCGATTTTCTTTTGCAGATTTTGCAAGCCCAGATGAGACACTGGCCCTCGCAGTGAGGCTGAAGCCCCGGCGGCGCAAAAACGTGTTCTTCCCCGCTGCTCTCGCACCCCGTTTCGGACGGGACTGCATCCTGTCCCGGGGAGAGAGGGCTGTCATTCCCCTCATAGAGCGGGGACACTCCTGGCATATCCAAGGTCCCATGGTCCCCCTCAAGATAACGCAAATCGTTGAAAAAATAAGAGTTGGTCTCAAAGAGGTCCATCATGTTGTTGCAAGCTGTGTTTTGACAGTAAGACTGTTGGCATTTAAATAGCCCTGTGACACAAGTcagaggacttaaatatagaaTGTGAAATTCAATCCATCGCTTAGCTGTCTCTGGGCTTTAGGCTTATTCCAATGGGCCTTCAGTACATCAAGAGTTTTATGTGAGAAACAAATGAGAACCCTATACATTATAGTGTCCATATTACATGTTACTTTAACTACTTGTTGCAGTTACAAGCAGCTAcacaaaatgattacattttgaaacctattaagtattgttcattattactattcaattcaaattccGAGTATTTGTTGAGGAGAACAAGGCTAGTTGCAACACTTTTTACTTCTGGGAATATATCTCAGGGTATGTTTATTTCTGAAAGACAATTTCTGCTTAGACGACTACACTAAAGTCAAAAAGCTCTCCAAAAATGTCCACCATTACTGCCCAGGATaaaagatacagttcactgaacacacattgaccttttcAATGAGAGATTTGAAACTTATACCTTTGGTTCCCACCAGTCTTGAACATTTGTTTACATCCTTGCTTGCttacaacttccccatgtgacaactggCCTACTCTACTATAtcagtactgtaaaaaaaaaaatgatttaaatgggaggaaaaaagtaaaacaaattttacagtaaaaaaaacaaacaaacaaaaaaaactattaattGGTTAACTGGTAGTTTCActgaaaaccattttttttttttttttttttttttgtggtgaagtaaatatagcagaaaatattCAGTAcgttctacattgaataagttaaagcatgaacttgaaaatattaagtaaattctacattttacTCAATCATCAatcatgtaaaaagaaaaaaatttcaaTTAGATttctgattgtttgttatctttataaTGTGTCGtcatgtatcagtcctaaagtagaaaaccttgtcatatttatttgctaatttgagtaaatttcactggtaaataaaataagtaaattgtaCTGAATTTTACGAAGTTCGTGTTCCCAGCAGGCTTGAAtcatttgcaagtttatttacattgtttatattgttgattttgtttttatgtttggtatcttcttgttttgtgaagtctaaagttcattttctacttaaAATTAACCGTTCATGATCAAAACAATTATCTGTTTATTTTTactgtcatcgtgttttgtgTTGAGGTCTGTGTGCGCAGCTCTGTATCTTATTTCTACTGCCAGTAATCCAGAGCGATGTTGTCTAATTGACCACATAGCATGCAATAAGATCAAAAAGATAATGTTcatataaaatgttcatttaagtACTATGTATATTAGATTTGTAAGTACAAATGTATTAACCGAAATGTTTACATTAAATTTActccaatattatgtcatgaaataAACTGATCATTAAAATTTACTTGGAAAAcagtgcaaataaaataaaataaagtaaaggTTATTAGTCTTTTTTTTCCAGTGCatgtaaaaaatgcattttaaaagtaaaaagtatgattcgATTTACCTTATAGCTaacagcaaaaatgtataatatgtttaATAAGACAATACATGTCCTTTTAATtgggaaataaataaattgggtTTCCAGAAGTCCCTACATGATCCATCACATTTGATATTTTACTCTAATACTGAAATTTTATGTACATTGGgattttttatgttacattttatgttgtttatttaaagggatagttcaccaaaaaaaagtacaaatctatcatcatttactcaccttcatgccataccagatgtgtttgtttttttgtttttttgttttttgtttttttgctgcagaacacaaacgaagatttttagaagaatatctcagctctgttggtccatacaatgcaagtgaatggtggccagaactttgaagctccaaaaagcacataaaggcagcagaaaagcaatccataagactccagtgtttaaatccatatctccagaagtgATTTGATGGGTGTGGGTCAGAGTTTAACTAactggacctaaagagctgagatattcttctaaaaatctttgtttgtgttcagcagaagaaagaaagtcatacacatctgggatggcatgagggtgagtaaatgataagtgaaatttcatttttggatgaactttctttttaatgtttattttagtaCCACATGTGTTCCCCTGgtggtgtgttgtgtttgtgtgggtactGTACACTGTGCACTGTCTATACATATTTATACGCCATTGCTCCTAGAGTGGCCACTCT includes:
- the LOC127435428 gene encoding myogenic factor 6-like, producing the protein MMDLFETNSYFFNDLRYLEGDHGTLDMPGVSPLYEGNDSPLSPGQDAVPSETGCESSGEEHVFAPPGLQPHCEGQCLIWACKICKRKSAPTDRRKAATLRERRRLKKINEAFDALKKKTVPNPNQRLPKVEILRSAINYIEKLQDLLHTLDEQDQNSDSDPYTYNTKDNHVAASENHWKKTCQSWQGNLDHSSSQMASNREGVAVETSASCSLRRLSSIVDSISTEETKARCPDHILEK